One segment of Luteitalea sp. DNA contains the following:
- a CDS encoding M48 family metalloprotease, translating to MTARSIVPHRTRRMPFALAFLVMMSSGAAAFSLVSVKDEISIGESAQKEVRAKTPELTDRAITSYIQSLGRRLVAHADGPEYPYSFSVANYRDINAFALPGGPVWVNRGAIQAAKNEAQLAGVIGHEIAHVANRHAAGQLTKAMGAQLGLGLLGAVLGSDRSVGAQAVRVGSSLAANVTMMKFSRDDEREADEKGMLYMSRAGYDVRGMAEFMKILRDQQGRDPSSVEAFFASHPAPAERVDRLEREAAQFKRGGRRDSPDFQGVKRRLAQLPPAAQMPRG from the coding sequence ATGACGGCTCGATCAATCGTCCCGCATCGCACACGGCGGATGCCTTTCGCGCTCGCGTTCCTCGTGATGATGTCGTCGGGCGCCGCGGCGTTCTCGCTGGTCTCCGTGAAGGACGAGATCAGCATCGGCGAATCGGCACAAAAGGAGGTGCGCGCCAAAACTCCCGAACTGACAGACCGCGCTATCACGTCGTATATTCAATCGCTCGGACGACGACTGGTTGCCCATGCCGACGGACCGGAGTACCCCTACAGCTTCTCGGTTGCCAACTACCGCGACATCAACGCGTTTGCGCTGCCGGGCGGCCCGGTGTGGGTGAACCGTGGCGCGATTCAAGCGGCAAAGAACGAAGCACAGCTCGCCGGCGTCATCGGCCACGAGATTGCGCACGTCGCCAATCGCCATGCCGCGGGGCAACTAACGAAGGCGATGGGGGCGCAGCTGGGACTCGGCCTGCTTGGCGCCGTGTTGGGCAGTGATCGGAGCGTCGGTGCGCAGGCGGTCCGCGTCGGCTCGTCGCTCGCTGCAAACGTCACGATGATGAAGTTCAGCCGCGACGATGAGCGGGAAGCTGATGAAAAAGGCATGCTCTACATGAGCCGCGCGGGCTACGACGTGCGCGGGATGGCGGAGTTCATGAAGATCCTCCGCGATCAGCAAGGACGCGATCCCAGCTCCGTCGAGGCCTTCTTTGCCTCGCACCCAGCTCCAGCCGAGCGCGTCGACCGGCTGGAACGGGAGGCCGCCCAATTCAAACGCGGCGGGCGCCGCGACTCACCCGATTTTCAAGGTGTCAAGCGCCGGCTCGCGCAATTGCCTCCTGCAGCCCAGATGCCCCGAGGATAG
- a CDS encoding cation:dicarboxylase symporter family transporter codes for MPLHTKILLALIAGAATGVAVNVITGGDGATQRFVALVTEPVGRVWLNALIMVVIPLIVSTLALGVAGLGSVAKLGRIGLATLLSFLGLTSLATILGLLAVNLIRPGAGLDPDTTARLMDAYKGQAEGAMGLAKGAFGVDLFVQIVPRNPVQAAANGEMLAVIFFALMVGIALTMLTKEQAAPMVKFLDSLAHVTVAIISLVMKVAPIGVFALIFSVTARFGFDILLNLLKYVITVLGCLGVFLLVGYPIILKLVARRDPRDFLRKARIVMLTAFSTSSSSATLPTTLRVTEEELGVPRQIAGFVVPLGATMNMNGTALFEGITVLFIAQVFGVSLGLGQQLMVIIMSVVTAIGVAGIPGGSIPLLMMVLGMVGVPMEGIAIVLGVDRILDMARTMVNVTGDMVTATIVDRFEGRVDHGEHEAITTKDTKIFHHEGHEDHEEDH; via the coding sequence ATGCCTCTTCACACCAAGATCCTTCTGGCGCTCATCGCCGGTGCCGCAACAGGCGTCGCCGTGAACGTGATCACGGGCGGCGACGGCGCGACGCAGCGCTTCGTGGCACTCGTGACGGAGCCTGTCGGACGCGTGTGGCTGAACGCCCTCATCATGGTCGTGATCCCGTTGATTGTCTCGACGCTGGCGCTGGGGGTCGCCGGGCTCGGGAGCGTGGCCAAGCTGGGGCGGATCGGCCTCGCGACGCTCCTGTCGTTTCTCGGGCTGACCTCATTGGCAACGATCCTCGGTCTGCTGGCGGTCAACCTGATTCGTCCGGGTGCAGGACTCGATCCGGACACCACGGCCCGGTTGATGGACGCGTACAAGGGCCAGGCGGAAGGCGCGATGGGGCTCGCCAAAGGGGCTTTCGGCGTGGACCTGTTCGTGCAGATCGTTCCTCGCAACCCCGTGCAAGCCGCTGCCAATGGAGAGATGCTCGCCGTCATCTTCTTTGCGCTGATGGTGGGCATCGCGCTGACCATGCTGACCAAGGAGCAGGCGGCGCCGATGGTGAAGTTCCTCGATAGTCTGGCGCACGTGACCGTCGCAATCATCTCGCTCGTGATGAAGGTCGCGCCGATCGGCGTGTTCGCGCTGATCTTCAGCGTGACGGCGCGATTTGGCTTCGACATCTTGCTCAACCTGCTGAAGTACGTGATCACCGTCCTCGGCTGCTTGGGCGTGTTCCTCTTGGTGGGCTACCCGATCATTCTCAAGCTCGTGGCGCGTCGCGACCCACGCGACTTCCTCCGCAAGGCTCGCATCGTCATGCTGACGGCCTTCTCGACCTCGTCGAGCAGCGCCACGCTGCCCACGACGCTCCGCGTCACCGAGGAAGAGTTGGGCGTCCCGCGTCAGATCGCAGGCTTTGTCGTTCCGCTTGGGGCGACGATGAACATGAACGGCACGGCACTCTTCGAGGGCATCACGGTGCTGTTCATTGCCCAAGTGTTCGGGGTATCACTGGGGCTCGGTCAACAGCTCATGGTGATCATCATGTCGGTCGTCACGGCAATTGGCGTGGCGGGGATTCCTGGCGGATCGATTCCCTTGTTGATGATGGTCTTGGGAATGGTTGGCGTGCCGATGGAAGGCATCGCCATTGTCTTGGGCGTCGACCGGATTCTGGACATGGCCCGGACGATGGTGAATGTCACGGGTGACATGGTGACGGCGACGATCGTCGATCGGTTCGAGGGCCGCGTCGACCACGGAGAACACGAAGCGATAACCACGAAGGACACGAAGATCTTTCACCACGAAGGACACGAAGATCACGAAGAAGACCATTGA
- a CDS encoding cardiolipin synthase B — protein sequence MSTVRGRRTPRARSQPRRYRQRNVPRRWRRRLLPDPRHQRPRWHDSMWRRVRRVLWAWWLWAGGALLAAANGFYWLALACALLAVLLHLASPPERRPPVFGLDHIFDVASPEFLQSLEGATGVPFVGGNSVQLLDNGDAFYPAMLQAIRSATRSVTMEMYIFWPGDCGTAFAQALAERAHHGVPVKILLDAIGSATLGDRILKMLEDGGCHVGWYNPIHWYTLGRFNNRTHRKTLVVDGRVAFTGGAGIADQWRGNAQDPDRWRDLQVSIEGPAAAQLQTGFAQSWLKSTGELLSGEEFFPRLTSRGPVSVQALLGSPGGGASTIRMLYYLAIVCARRTIEIANPYFVPDEAARTLLAEAKRRGVRVRILVSGLRTDIWLARHNSVRLFGRLLGEGIEIYEYHRTMLHHKIMIVDRRWATVGTANFDSRSFAHNEESMVSFFEHDPIEQLAATFEEDVAQAERVTLAAWRNRGVAARLQEVVASMLQDQV from the coding sequence ATGTCGACCGTGCGCGGGCGACGGACGCCTCGTGCTCGTAGCCAGCCGCGACGTTACCGGCAGCGAAACGTCCCGCGCCGTTGGCGTCGGCGTCTGCTCCCGGACCCTCGTCACCAGCGGCCGCGATGGCACGACAGCATGTGGCGTCGTGTTCGGCGCGTGCTGTGGGCCTGGTGGCTGTGGGCAGGAGGCGCGCTCCTCGCCGCGGCGAACGGCTTCTACTGGCTGGCTCTCGCGTGCGCGCTCCTGGCCGTTCTCCTGCACTTGGCGAGCCCTCCCGAGCGACGACCACCCGTCTTTGGGCTCGATCACATCTTCGATGTGGCCTCGCCGGAATTCTTGCAAAGCCTCGAAGGCGCCACCGGCGTTCCTTTCGTCGGGGGGAACAGCGTCCAGCTGCTCGACAACGGCGACGCGTTCTACCCGGCGATGCTCCAGGCCATTCGCTCTGCCACGCGCTCGGTCACGATGGAGATGTACATCTTCTGGCCTGGCGACTGCGGAACGGCGTTCGCGCAGGCGCTTGCCGAGCGGGCGCACCACGGCGTTCCCGTCAAGATCCTCCTCGATGCGATCGGATCCGCGACGCTTGGGGACCGGATCTTGAAGATGTTGGAAGACGGTGGCTGTCACGTGGGCTGGTACAATCCCATCCACTGGTATACGCTCGGTCGCTTCAACAATCGGACGCACCGCAAGACGCTCGTCGTCGATGGACGCGTGGCGTTCACCGGCGGTGCAGGCATCGCTGATCAGTGGCGTGGGAACGCGCAGGATCCGGATCGGTGGCGGGACTTGCAGGTGTCGATCGAGGGTCCGGCCGCGGCGCAGCTGCAGACCGGCTTCGCCCAAAGCTGGCTGAAGTCGACGGGGGAGCTCTTGAGCGGCGAGGAGTTCTTTCCGCGACTGACGTCGCGCGGACCCGTGAGCGTCCAAGCGCTGCTCGGGTCGCCGGGAGGGGGCGCATCGACGATTCGCATGCTCTACTACCTGGCGATTGTCTGCGCGCGGCGGACAATTGAGATCGCCAACCCGTACTTCGTCCCAGACGAGGCGGCGAGGACATTATTGGCGGAGGCAAAGCGACGCGGGGTCCGTGTACGGATTCTCGTCTCGGGCCTCCGCACCGACATTTGGTTGGCGCGTCATAATAGCGTGCGACTCTTTGGCCGATTGTTGGGCGAAGGAATTGAAATCTATGAGTACCATCGCACGATGCTCCACCATAAGATCATGATCGTGGACCGGCGCTGGGCCACGGTCGGAACTGCGAACTTCGACAGTCGATCGTTTGCCCACAACGAGGAGAGCATGGTGTCATTCTTCGAGCACGATCCCATCGAGCAGCTTGCTGCCACGTTCGAGGAGGATGTGGCGCAAGCGGAGCGTGTGACCCTCGCCGCCTGGCGGAACCGTGGCGTCGCCGCGCGTCTGCAGGAAGTGGTGGCCTCCATGTTGCAGGATCAAGTGTAG
- a CDS encoding DUF45 domain-containing protein: MAQLRLPFAERIVLVRNRRARRYILRVDPDGTARVTIPRWGSKREALQFAERHAAWIAHERRACLERASANRVSPAGGYVLLHGVRVPVACRSCDTGIHVRLGVVELEVAGDTELSEAVRRGLRALALAELPDRLQELAAVHGLSVERVSIRDQRTRWGSCGANGHITLNWRLIQMPPFVRDYVLLHELMHLIEPNHSRRFWRHVASACPSLHEARAWLRREGRRLWS; the protein is encoded by the coding sequence ATGGCGCAGCTGCGTCTGCCGTTCGCCGAGCGGATCGTGCTGGTCCGTAACCGGCGCGCGCGGCGATACATCTTACGTGTCGACCCGGATGGCACGGCCCGTGTGACCATTCCGCGCTGGGGCTCGAAGCGCGAAGCGCTTCAGTTCGCCGAGCGGCACGCGGCATGGATCGCCCACGAACGACGGGCCTGCCTGGAGCGCGCGTCCGCGAATCGTGTCTCGCCCGCTGGAGGGTACGTGCTGCTGCACGGTGTGCGCGTGCCGGTGGCCTGCCGGTCCTGCGATACCGGGATTCACGTGCGACTCGGCGTGGTCGAGCTCGAGGTGGCGGGCGATACGGAACTGTCCGAGGCGGTTCGTCGAGGCTTGCGCGCGCTGGCCCTTGCCGAGTTGCCGGACCGGCTTCAGGAGCTTGCGGCGGTGCACGGGCTGTCCGTGGAGCGCGTCAGCATCCGTGACCAACGCACACGCTGGGGATCGTGTGGCGCCAACGGGCACATCACGCTCAACTGGCGGTTGATCCAAATGCCGCCGTTCGTTCGCGACTACGTGCTCCTCCACGAGCTGATGCACTTGATCGAGCCGAATCACTCGCGACGTTTCTGGCGACACGTGGCCTCGGCGTGCCCGAGCCTTCACGAAGCGCGAGCCTGGCTCCGTCGCGAGGGACGTCGCTTGTGGTCATGA
- a CDS encoding SPFH domain-containing protein translates to MIRERAHHAPTGWLMLALFLPAVALAIWLIIHGNVAGVVLPRWVGILLLLAAMAIPPGLFTVAPKESRVLQLFGRYVGTTTETGLRWANPLYTKKRISVRVRNFESSKLKVNDLEGNPIEIAAVIVWRVVDTAEAMFEVDDYTNYVHVQSEAALRNLATSYPYDTHEDEQMSLRGRIGDIAEHLKREIQERLAKAGVEVIEARISHLAYAPEIAAAMLQRQQAGAIIAARQRIVEGAVTMVESALTLLSSKQIVQLDEERKAAMVSNLLVVLCGDKATQPVVNTGTIYQ, encoded by the coding sequence ATGATTCGCGAACGTGCACATCACGCTCCTACCGGCTGGTTGATGTTGGCGCTGTTCCTACCCGCCGTGGCCCTCGCCATCTGGCTCATCATCCATGGCAACGTCGCGGGCGTCGTGCTTCCGAGATGGGTAGGTATCTTGTTGTTGCTGGCCGCGATGGCGATTCCACCTGGCCTGTTCACCGTCGCGCCCAAAGAATCACGCGTGCTTCAGCTGTTTGGGCGCTATGTCGGCACGACGACTGAGACGGGACTGCGATGGGCGAACCCTCTGTACACGAAGAAGCGGATCTCCGTCCGGGTGCGAAACTTCGAGAGCTCGAAGCTCAAGGTGAACGACCTCGAGGGGAATCCCATTGAAATCGCTGCAGTGATTGTGTGGAGGGTCGTGGACACCGCCGAGGCGATGTTCGAGGTCGACGACTACACCAACTATGTCCACGTGCAGAGCGAGGCTGCATTGCGCAATCTTGCGACGAGTTATCCGTACGACACGCACGAGGATGAACAGATGTCGCTGCGCGGTCGCATCGGCGACATCGCGGAGCATCTCAAGCGTGAGATCCAGGAGCGGCTGGCGAAGGCGGGCGTCGAGGTGATCGAGGCTCGCATCAGCCATCTCGCCTACGCTCCTGAGATCGCCGCCGCCATGCTGCAACGCCAACAGGCCGGCGCCATCATCGCCGCCCGACAGCGCATCGTCGAAGGCGCCGTCACCATGGTGGAGTCGGCCCTGACGCTGCTGTCGTCCAAGCAGATCGTCCAGCTGGACGAGGAACGCAAGGCGGCGATGGTCAGCAATCTCCTGGTCGTGCTGTGCGGGGACAAGGCCACGCAGCCGGTCGTGAACACCGGGACGATCTATCAGTAA
- a CDS encoding FtsX-like permease family protein has protein sequence MTLHVNAAAEPTGMLSTIRREVGALDPAIPLFHIRTMRSRIDESLRQERLVATLAAGLSVLGTLLAIVGLYAVVNYGVRRRARELAVRMALGAPPASVVLAVMRRTLLIALAGILMGLPTALIGMQVFKSLLFGITASDPPTVLVVVVSLALLAVAAGYVPARCASRIDLLETLRQD, from the coding sequence ATGACGCTCCACGTCAACGCAGCCGCCGAGCCGACCGGCATGCTCTCGACGATTCGGCGCGAGGTCGGCGCGTTGGATCCCGCCATTCCACTGTTTCACATCCGGACTATGCGCAGCCGAATCGATGAGTCACTCCGTCAGGAACGTCTGGTAGCGACGCTTGCAGCGGGCTTGAGCGTGCTCGGCACGCTCCTGGCCATCGTCGGCCTGTATGCGGTCGTCAACTACGGCGTAAGGCGACGGGCGCGTGAGCTGGCCGTGCGCATGGCGCTCGGCGCGCCACCCGCGAGCGTTGTACTCGCCGTGATGCGGCGGACACTCCTCATCGCGCTGGCCGGAATCCTGATGGGGCTCCCGACAGCGCTCATTGGCATGCAGGTCTTCAAGAGCCTTCTCTTTGGTATCACCGCCAGCGATCCGCCGACGGTGCTCGTCGTAGTGGTGTCACTCGCACTTCTCGCCGTAGCGGCAGGCTACGTCCCGGCGCGGTGTGCCTCGCGAATCGATCTGCTGGAGACGTTGCGCCAGGACTGA
- a CDS encoding thiol oxidoreductase, translating into MPRFRAAACIALGSIILTATVVAQTPIGREVAIPRHLRDGEELVVPLRALVQFGERLFRANWTIQEGAGRPLVKGTGAPLSDPTRPLLFPRNFNRVSAPDANACAGCHNAPFGIAGGGGDVVANVFVLGQRFDFAAFETTDTTPTGSTVDESGQPTTLQSIANSRATLGMFGSGFIEMLARQMSTDLQRIRDATPPGGGTPLISKGVSFGVIARSPDGSWDTTGVEGLPAGSLATTGPDDPPSLLIRPFHQVGNVISLRQFTVNAFNHHHGMQAAERVGEEADPDGDGFVNELTRADVTAATLFQAAMAVPGRVIPRDRAIEAAVILGEQRFEAIGCASCHRPTLPLDKAGWIFTEPNPFNPEDTLRPEDAPTRAVDLTDRRLPQPRLRPVRGVVHVPAFTDLKLHDICDTADDPNIESLDMNQQHGSPGFFEGNRLFLTRKLWGVANEPPYVHHGQYTTLREAVLAHGGEAAGTRALFKALPPHEQDALIEFLKTLQVLPPGTPFRVVDERGRPRHWPGA; encoded by the coding sequence ATGCCCCGCTTTCGCGCCGCCGCCTGCATCGCTCTGGGATCCATCATCCTCACGGCCACGGTCGTGGCCCAAACGCCGATTGGCCGCGAGGTGGCCATCCCGCGCCATCTTCGAGATGGTGAGGAGCTTGTCGTGCCACTCAGGGCCCTAGTCCAGTTCGGCGAACGGCTGTTTCGAGCCAACTGGACGATCCAGGAAGGCGCGGGCCGGCCGCTCGTCAAGGGCACGGGCGCCCCGCTCTCGGATCCGACGCGGCCGCTCCTCTTCCCCCGCAACTTCAACCGCGTGTCGGCGCCTGACGCCAACGCCTGCGCGGGCTGCCACAATGCGCCCTTCGGCATCGCCGGCGGCGGCGGTGATGTGGTGGCGAACGTGTTCGTGCTCGGGCAGCGCTTTGACTTCGCCGCCTTCGAGACGACCGATACCACGCCGACGGGCAGTACCGTGGACGAAAGTGGCCAGCCGACCACGCTTCAGTCCATCGCCAACTCACGGGCGACGCTCGGCATGTTCGGCTCGGGCTTCATCGAGATGCTCGCGCGTCAGATGTCCACGGATCTGCAGCGGATCCGTGACGCGACGCCTCCTGGTGGCGGGACGCCCTTGATCTCGAAGGGCGTCAGCTTCGGCGTCATCGCGAGGAGCCCGGATGGCAGTTGGGATACGACGGGCGTCGAAGGGCTGCCGGCCGGAAGCCTGGCCACGACCGGTCCTGACGACCCGCCGTCCCTGCTGATCCGCCCCTTTCACCAGGTGGGGAACGTCATCTCGCTCCGCCAGTTCACCGTGAATGCGTTCAACCATCATCACGGGATGCAGGCTGCCGAGCGCGTGGGCGAGGAAGCGGACCCGGACGGCGATGGCTTCGTGAACGAGCTCACGAGGGCGGACGTCACCGCCGCGACACTCTTTCAGGCGGCCATGGCCGTCCCCGGCCGCGTCATCCCGCGCGATCGCGCGATCGAGGCGGCGGTCATCCTCGGGGAACAGCGCTTCGAGGCGATCGGCTGCGCCTCCTGTCATCGTCCGACGCTGCCGCTCGACAAGGCGGGCTGGATTTTCACGGAGCCGAACCCGTTCAATCCGGAGGATACGCTCCGTCCCGAGGACGCGCCGACGCGCGCGGTCGACCTGACCGATCGCCGCTTGCCCCAGCCCCGTCTCAGGCCCGTGCGCGGCGTCGTGCACGTGCCGGCCTTCACAGACCTCAAGCTGCACGATATCTGTGACACTGCCGATGATCCGAACATCGAGTCGCTCGACATGAACCAGCAGCACGGGTCGCCCGGGTTCTTCGAAGGCAACCGTCTGTTCCTCACGCGCAAGCTGTGGGGCGTGGCCAATGAGCCGCCCTACGTCCATCACGGCCAATACACCACGCTCCGCGAAGCGGTGCTCGCGCACGGCGGCGAGGCAGCCGGCACGCGGGCGCTCTTCAAGGCGCTCCCGCCGCACGAGCAGGACGCGCTCATCGAGTTCCTCAAGACCCTGCAGGTGCTGCCGCCCGGTACGCCATTCCGCGTGGTCGACGAGCGCGGCCGGCCTCGCCACTGGCCAGGGGCCTAG
- the pabB gene encoding aminodeoxychorismate synthase component I yields MSYITSATFESFNAARPGWGPLIFEHPVDVHVAERLDQVLPVLAEADRPARRGLWAVIMLAYEAAPAFEPALTTTAPVSEQPFACVSVFADAAHPSGESRARPYPHRPTLHAAVSRKWFQTAVDTIHEHIRAGDTYQANLTFPMKGTWAGNPYALYRALCQSQQGGYCAYIERGNQVILSLSPELFFERTGDVIRTRPMKGTCPRGRWLEEDKRLAARLAHCEKTQAENVMVVDLLRNDLGRVATLGSVHVRELFTVEPYPTLWQMTSTIEAKLGRAGPLTAAADDEGAPSVGNTGLLDILRVLFPCGSITGAPKIRTMQILRDVEVAPRGLYTGTIGYIKPGGDCIFNVAIRTLLIDQPTKSATLGVGAGITADSLADSEYDECVLKAAFTTTPPWTPATLGSLPASRSRNDESSFELFETLRLADGRFWLLQRHLDRLEASARFLGFRWDASIVLDVVDRVRRAHIEGTWRVKLLLGRSGDVQTHCVGLDDAPARAWRVAVADDPIDAGDLRLFHKTTCRQIYDAAARSRPEADDVLLLNRSGHITESTIANIVVEKSGVLLTPPRECGLLAGTFRAELLANGTIRESLLTLEDLRESPRIWLINAVRGWTAGELIR; encoded by the coding sequence GTGAGCTACATCACATCTGCCACCTTCGAGTCGTTCAACGCGGCACGGCCCGGCTGGGGGCCGCTCATCTTCGAGCACCCGGTGGACGTTCATGTCGCGGAGCGTCTCGACCAGGTCCTTCCGGTGCTCGCCGAGGCCGACCGCCCGGCGCGTCGTGGTCTGTGGGCAGTCATCATGCTGGCTTACGAGGCCGCGCCGGCGTTCGAGCCGGCCTTGACAACAACTGCGCCTGTGTCCGAGCAACCGTTCGCGTGCGTCAGCGTGTTCGCCGACGCGGCGCATCCTTCTGGAGAAAGCCGCGCGCGCCCGTATCCACATCGCCCCACCTTGCACGCGGCCGTCTCGCGCAAGTGGTTCCAGACCGCCGTCGACACGATCCACGAGCACATTCGTGCTGGCGACACGTACCAGGCGAACCTCACCTTCCCCATGAAAGGCACGTGGGCTGGCAACCCGTATGCGTTGTATCGAGCGTTGTGTCAGAGTCAGCAGGGAGGCTATTGCGCGTATATCGAGCGCGGCAACCAGGTGATCCTCAGCCTCTCACCAGAGCTCTTCTTCGAGCGCACGGGTGATGTGATCCGTACGCGTCCCATGAAGGGTACGTGTCCACGCGGGCGGTGGCTCGAAGAGGACAAGCGTCTGGCAGCGCGTCTAGCGCACTGTGAGAAGACGCAGGCCGAGAACGTCATGGTGGTCGACCTTCTGCGCAACGATCTCGGGAGGGTGGCAACACTCGGGTCGGTCCACGTCCGCGAGCTCTTCACCGTCGAGCCGTATCCGACTCTCTGGCAGATGACGTCCACGATCGAGGCCAAGCTGGGCAGAGCAGGCCCTCTGACGGCCGCCGCTGACGACGAGGGCGCGCCGAGTGTCGGTAACACGGGTCTGCTCGACATCCTGCGTGTCCTCTTTCCGTGCGGATCCATCACCGGTGCACCGAAGATCCGCACCATGCAGATCCTTCGTGACGTCGAAGTCGCGCCGCGCGGCCTCTACACAGGGACGATTGGCTACATCAAACCTGGCGGTGACTGTATCTTCAACGTCGCGATTCGCACCCTGCTGATCGATCAGCCAACGAAGTCCGCTACCCTCGGTGTCGGCGCCGGCATCACGGCCGACTCCCTCGCCGACTCGGAGTACGACGAGTGCGTCCTGAAAGCGGCGTTCACCACGACACCGCCATGGACACCGGCGACGTTGGGGAGCCTGCCTGCTTCGCGATCCCGGAACGACGAGAGCTCATTCGAGCTGTTCGAGACCTTGAGGCTCGCCGATGGACGGTTCTGGCTCTTGCAGCGTCACCTCGATCGGCTCGAAGCGTCGGCGCGGTTCCTCGGGTTCAGGTGGGACGCCAGCATCGTGCTCGACGTCGTAGATCGGGTAAGACGCGCCCACATCGAGGGCACATGGCGGGTCAAGCTCTTGCTCGGGCGCAGCGGTGACGTCCAAACGCACTGTGTCGGCTTGGACGATGCACCAGCTCGCGCCTGGCGTGTCGCCGTCGCCGACGATCCCATCGATGCCGGGGACCTCAGGCTGTTTCACAAGACGACCTGTCGTCAGATCTACGATGCCGCCGCCCGCAGCCGCCCGGAGGCAGACGACGTGCTCCTGTTGAATCGCAGCGGCCACATCACCGAGTCGACCATCGCCAACATCGTCGTCGAAAAATCCGGTGTGCTGCTGACCCCTCCTCGTGAATGTGGGCTCCTCGCCGGAACGTTCCGGGCAGAGCTGCTGGCCAATGGAACCATTCGGGAATCGCTCCTAACCCTCGAGGATCTCCGGGAATCGCCGCGAATTTGGCTGATCAATGCGGTCAGGGGCTGGACCGCTGGCGAGCTCATCCGGTAA